A single window of Flagellimonas maritima DNA harbors:
- the hutI gene encoding imidazolonepropionase, which yields MSKPLLIGPFTQLLPMSGLPLKGALSDERLIIVEDGGIIVSEGKIKAVGVFEDLKPDATDIQYIEGNHVCLPGFVDAHTHICFGGSRARDYAYRNSGKTYLEIAKAGGGIWDTVTQTRKASQKNLVEGIVARSKAHLQNGTTTIEVKSGYGLSIDEELKMLRAIQEADKKIKIDLISTCLAAHMKPKDWPEDKNYLETIASQLFPILKSGGLTNRIDAFIEENAFSAKEIGPYFQKAKAMGFDITVHADQFTTGGSKVAVAFNAISADHLEASTEKEIQLLAKSDVIPIALPGASLGLGCDFTPARRLLDAGSALAIASDHNPGSAPMGNLLAQASILGTFEKLSNAEVLAGITSRAGAALNVLDRGTLEAYKLADFVVFPTNNYQEITYHQGQLRPNMVWKKGEKIYESD from the coding sequence ATGAGCAAGCCGCTATTGATAGGTCCATTTACCCAACTGCTTCCAATGTCTGGGCTTCCGTTAAAAGGAGCCTTGTCCGATGAACGATTAATAATAGTCGAAGATGGGGGAATTATTGTTTCCGAGGGGAAAATTAAGGCCGTTGGTGTTTTTGAAGATTTAAAGCCAGATGCAACGGACATTCAATACATAGAAGGTAATCATGTTTGTCTCCCTGGGTTTGTGGACGCTCATACCCATATTTGTTTTGGTGGTTCACGTGCTCGGGACTACGCTTACCGGAATTCTGGAAAAACCTATCTGGAAATCGCAAAAGCGGGTGGAGGTATCTGGGACACGGTAACTCAGACTCGAAAAGCTTCACAAAAAAACCTCGTTGAAGGTATTGTTGCAAGAAGTAAGGCCCACCTGCAAAATGGTACTACGACAATTGAAGTGAAAAGTGGTTATGGTCTTTCGATCGATGAGGAACTTAAAATGTTGAGGGCAATACAAGAAGCCGATAAAAAAATAAAAATAGACCTTATTTCGACCTGTCTGGCCGCACACATGAAACCTAAAGATTGGCCTGAAGACAAGAATTATTTGGAAACTATTGCCTCACAACTATTTCCCATATTAAAATCTGGAGGCCTTACCAATAGGATTGATGCCTTTATAGAAGAAAATGCTTTTTCTGCCAAAGAAATTGGTCCTTATTTTCAAAAGGCCAAAGCCATGGGGTTCGACATTACGGTTCATGCAGATCAATTCACTACGGGTGGCAGTAAAGTTGCAGTAGCGTTCAACGCAATAAGCGCAGACCATTTGGAAGCAAGCACCGAAAAGGAAATACAATTGTTGGCCAAAAGCGATGTTATCCCTATTGCTTTGCCAGGAGCGTCTTTAGGTCTAGGCTGTGATTTTACTCCAGCTCGAAGGCTTTTGGATGCTGGCAGCGCTCTGGCAATAGCCAGTGACCACAACCCAGGTTCGGCGCCTATGGGGAATCTGCTTGCCCAAGCAAGTATTCTTGGAACTTTTGAAAAGCTATCAAATGCAGAAGTCTTGGCGGGAATAACCTCTAGGGCAGGCGCTGCTTTGAATGTATTGGACAGAGGCACTTTAGAAGCATATAAACTTGCTGATTTTGTTGTTTTTCCAACTAACAACTATCAAGAAATCACGTATCACCAAGGACAATTACGACCTAACATGGTGTGGAAAAAAGGTGAAAAAATTTATGAAAGCGATTGA
- a CDS encoding urocanate hydratase: MKAIEMTTDFQKQLLQGIPEELPSKKTYSKAGNPAPKRKDILSKQEKKLAVQNALRYFPKTWHRELAAEFANELIMYGRIYMHRFKPEYQLYARPISEYPAKTLQAAAIMLMIQNNLDPAVAQHPEELITYGGNGAVFQNWAQYLLTMKYLAEMTEEQTLHIYSGHPMGLFPSSKDAPRVVVTNGMMIPNYSKPDDWEKFNALGVTQYGQMTAGSYMYIGPQGIVHGTAITVMNAFRKVLQKDESPNGKVFLTAGLGGMSGAQPKAGNIAGCITVCAEVNPEAAKKRHQQGWVDELLIDISNLVKRTKEAIAKEEVVSLAYIGNIVEVWEQFYEEEIFVHLGSDQTSLHNPWAGGYYPVGLTFEKANMMMAKNPLEFKKQVQESLRRQINAINKHTAKGTYFFDYGNAFLLEVSRAGGDVMADNNVDFKYPSYVQDILGPMCFDYGFGPFRWVCTSGNPKDLQQTDAIALEAMKKIKTTAPEEIQQQMQDNITWIEEAENNKLVVGSQARILYADTEGRMKIAETFNEAIAKGEITAPIVLGRDHHDVSGTDSPFRETSNIYDGSKFTADMAIHNVIGDSFRGATWVSIHNGGGVGWGEVINGGFGMVLDGSDEASHRLKKMLFFDVNNGISRRSWARNKEALFAIKREMKRTPNLKVTLPNVVEIDILEHLFDK, encoded by the coding sequence ATGAAAGCGATTGAAATGACAACAGATTTCCAAAAACAACTATTGCAAGGAATCCCTGAAGAACTTCCTTCAAAAAAAACATATTCCAAAGCAGGAAATCCAGCTCCCAAACGAAAGGATATTTTATCGAAACAAGAGAAAAAACTGGCCGTTCAAAATGCCCTACGCTACTTTCCAAAAACTTGGCACAGAGAATTGGCCGCAGAATTTGCCAACGAACTTATCATGTATGGCAGAATCTATATGCATCGCTTTAAACCCGAGTACCAACTATATGCTAGACCAATTTCCGAATACCCAGCCAAGACGCTACAGGCTGCAGCCATTATGCTGATGATTCAAAATAATCTTGACCCTGCCGTCGCACAGCATCCCGAAGAACTCATTACCTATGGTGGAAACGGTGCCGTTTTTCAAAATTGGGCACAGTATCTGTTGACCATGAAATATTTGGCGGAAATGACCGAGGAACAGACACTCCACATATATTCCGGACATCCGATGGGACTTTTCCCGTCCTCCAAGGACGCACCAAGGGTCGTGGTCACCAACGGCATGATGATTCCCAACTACTCCAAACCGGACGATTGGGAAAAATTCAACGCCCTTGGCGTTACACAATACGGACAGATGACTGCAGGATCGTACATGTACATAGGTCCACAAGGCATTGTACACGGTACGGCCATTACCGTAATGAACGCTTTTAGAAAAGTGCTTCAAAAAGATGAATCCCCAAATGGAAAGGTTTTCCTAACGGCAGGTTTGGGAGGTATGAGCGGTGCACAACCAAAAGCAGGAAATATAGCTGGTTGCATTACAGTCTGTGCCGAAGTAAATCCCGAAGCTGCGAAAAAGCGACATCAACAAGGTTGGGTAGATGAATTGTTGATAGATATTTCAAATCTGGTTAAAAGAACCAAAGAAGCCATTGCCAAAGAAGAAGTAGTCTCTTTAGCATACATCGGTAACATTGTTGAAGTTTGGGAACAGTTTTACGAAGAGGAGATTTTTGTACACTTGGGCTCCGATCAAACATCATTGCACAATCCTTGGGCAGGGGGTTACTATCCTGTAGGATTGACTTTTGAAAAGGCCAATATGATGATGGCCAAGAATCCATTGGAATTTAAAAAACAAGTACAGGAATCTTTGCGAAGGCAAATAAACGCCATCAATAAACATACCGCGAAAGGCACTTACTTTTTTGATTATGGAAATGCTTTTTTATTGGAAGTCTCCCGTGCTGGTGGAGATGTCATGGCCGATAACAATGTTGATTTCAAATACCCTTCCTATGTTCAGGATATTCTGGGACCTATGTGCTTTGATTATGGTTTTGGGCCTTTTAGATGGGTATGTACTTCTGGCAACCCAAAGGATTTACAACAAACTGATGCCATTGCTTTGGAGGCCATGAAAAAAATCAAAACCACTGCGCCTGAAGAAATCCAGCAGCAAATGCAGGACAATATTACATGGATTGAAGAAGCGGAAAATAATAAGTTGGTTGTTGGTTCCCAAGCGCGTATCCTGTACGCAGATACCGAAGGGCGAATGAAAATTGCAGAGACTTTTAACGAAGCTATAGCCAAGGGCGAGATTACCGCACCTATCGTGTTGGGCAGGGACCATCATGATGTAAGCGGAACCGATTCTCCATTTAGGGAGACCAGTAATATCTATGACGGCAGCAAATTCACTGCGGATATGGCTATTCATAACGTAATAGGGGATAGTTTTCGTGGTGCCACGTGGGTGTCTATTCACAACGGCGGCGGTGTAGGTTGGGGAGAGGTCATTAATGGAGGCTTCGGAATGGTTTTGGACGGTTCTGATGAAGCTTCGCATCGATTAAAAAAAATGTTGTTTTTTGATGTGAACAATGGCATTTCAAGAAGAAGCTGGGCCAGAAACAAAGAGGCATTGTTTGCCATAAAGCGCGAGATGAAACGTACTCCAAATCTTAAGGTTACCTTGCCCAATGTTGTAGAAATAGATATCTTAGAGCATCTTTTTGACAAATAA
- a CDS encoding OmpW family outer membrane protein — MNSIRRSFFAFIIVMSTIQWAQAQEQNKFRVGLDLGYAMPDGGGGVLIALEPKFNIADNMNIGLRIEGAAMAKNITASDISAEAEIGTSTSYSATFDYYFNNGSSSFAPFLGAGAGYHSLANSEFGSEESSLEFEVDGKFGGLVRAGFEVGKFRVAATYNLVGKTEFGEGLESSNSYFGISLGFYVGGGKWGQ; from the coding sequence ATGAATTCAATTAGAAGAAGCTTTTTTGCTTTTATTATTGTGATGTCCACGATTCAATGGGCACAGGCACAAGAACAGAACAAGTTCCGCGTTGGATTGGATCTAGGGTATGCGATGCCAGATGGCGGTGGTGGAGTGCTTATTGCACTCGAACCTAAATTCAATATTGCTGACAATATGAATATAGGGTTAAGGATTGAAGGTGCAGCAATGGCCAAGAACATAACCGCTAGCGATATTTCTGCAGAAGCGGAAATAGGAACGAGTACATCATATTCTGCCACGTTTGATTATTACTTTAATAATGGGAGTTCTTCTTTTGCGCCATTTTTGGGTGCTGGTGCAGGCTACCATTCATTGGCAAATTCTGAATTTGGCTCTGAAGAATCCTCTCTCGAGTTCGAAGTTGACGGTAAATTTGGTGGACTTGTAAGAGCTGGTTTTGAAGTTGGTAAGTTTCGGGTCGCCGCAACATACAACTTGGTCGGTAAAACAGAGTTTGGAGAAGGCTTGGAATCCAGCAATTCTTACTTTGGAATTTCTTTGGGCTTTTACGTAGGTGGAGGGAAGTGGGGACAGTAG
- the rimM gene encoding ribosome maturation factor RimM (Essential for efficient processing of 16S rRNA): protein MRKEDCFYLGKVVSKYSFKGELLVKLDTDEPEIYENMESVFVSIGNNLIPFFIDRCRLHKSALLRIDFEEVKDEPTADKMIGAELYLPLNMLPPLTGDKFYFHEVIGFTLVDEVHGDIGIIKAVNDSASQELFEAEKDGKELLIPINDEIIAKVDRKNKQVHVKTPEGLVDLYLG, encoded by the coding sequence ATGCGTAAGGAAGATTGCTTCTACCTGGGCAAAGTCGTTTCGAAATATAGTTTTAAGGGGGAATTGTTGGTTAAGTTAGATACTGACGAACCTGAAATTTACGAAAATATGGAATCAGTATTTGTTTCAATTGGAAACAATCTGATTCCATTTTTTATTGACCGTTGCCGATTGCATAAATCTGCACTGCTCCGTATAGATTTTGAAGAAGTGAAGGATGAACCTACCGCAGATAAGATGATTGGCGCAGAATTGTACCTGCCATTAAATATGTTGCCGCCCTTAACTGGGGACAAATTTTACTTTCATGAGGTCATTGGATTTACTTTAGTGGATGAGGTACATGGTGACATTGGGATTATAAAAGCAGTTAACGATAGTGCTTCCCAAGAACTTTTTGAAGCCGAAAAAGATGGAAAAGAGCTGTTGATACCTATAAATGACGAAATTATCGCTAAAGTGGATAGAAAGAACAAACAAGTTCATGTGAAAACACCAGAGGGGTTGGTTGATTTATATTTAGGGTAG
- a CDS encoding 30S ribosomal protein S16: MPVKIRLQRHGKKGKPFYWVVAADSRSKRDGKYLEKLGTYNPNTNPATINLDIDGSVKWLNNGAQPTDTARAILSYKGVLLKHHLLGGVRKGALTEEQVEEKFKAWVEEKEKAIADKVGGLDKERAEARAKALEAEKEFSDKRAAAALPEEEAAEELPETEVAGDATEEMEAVEEAPEMPEEAPAAPEMKEEKTSKEEE; the protein is encoded by the coding sequence ATGCCAGTAAAAATTAGACTACAACGACACGGTAAAAAAGGAAAACCATTCTATTGGGTGGTTGCTGCAGATTCAAGATCAAAAAGAGACGGTAAATATTTGGAAAAGTTGGGTACTTACAACCCCAATACAAATCCAGCTACTATCAATTTAGATATTGATGGGTCTGTAAAATGGTTGAATAATGGTGCACAACCTACTGACACGGCAAGAGCAATCTTATCTTATAAAGGTGTGCTTCTAAAGCATCATTTATTGGGTGGTGTTCGTAAAGGAGCATTAACAGAAGAGCAAGTAGAAGAGAAGTTTAAGGCTTGGGTAGAAGAAAAGGAAAAGGCGATTGCTGACAAAGTTGGCGGTTTGGACAAGGAAAGAGCAGAAGCAAGAGCTAAAGCTCTGGAAGCTGAAAAAGAATTCAGTGATAAGCGCGCTGCAGCTGCTTTACCTGAAGAAGAAGCCGCAGAAGAACTTCCAGAAACTGAAGTTGCTGGTGACGCAACGGAAGAAATGGAAGCTGTTGAAGAAGCTCCCGAAATGCCAGAAGAGGCACCTGCAGCTCCTGAAATGAAGGAAGAAAAGACTTCAAAAGAAGAAGAATAG
- the hutH gene encoding histidine ammonia-lyase: MQLPKTFHFGEHHLTTSIALSIADGTTKGVISSDFLKKIEISNLRVQNIVDKGDTVYGINTGFGPLCNTKISKEDTKILQSNILQSHSVGVGKPISKQLSKLMLILKIHALAKGYSGIAVTTIQRMVWHLENDAIPVVPSQGSVGASGDLAPLAHLFLPLLGLGKVAYKGETISTAQLFKKTGVRSLELGPKEGLALINGTQFIAAHGVLILHKLQHCLKHADIIGAMMLEGLQGSMKPFHKELHALRPFKGNQHVAGRIRTLLQGSEILEDHIDCERVQDPYSLRCMPQVHGASRNTWLHLKELLEIELNSVTDNPVIINDELTISGGNFHGQPLAMALDYASLAASELGNISDRRIYLALEGNSPGVPKLLMEDTGINSGYMILQYTTAALASENKSLCFPASADSIPTSLGQEDHVSMGSISGRKALQVIENVEKILAIELLTAAQAFEFRKPLKSGVVLDEIHKFIRTKVSFADSDRVFSDDIEKSIDIIKNGEIITLVEQTMAAKNLNWNTPHLEEFETY; this comes from the coding sequence ATGCAACTACCCAAAACATTTCATTTTGGCGAACATCATTTAACCACGAGTATTGCTTTAAGCATCGCCGATGGAACTACTAAAGGAGTTATCTCCTCGGATTTTCTTAAAAAAATAGAAATCAGCAACTTGCGCGTTCAAAATATTGTTGACAAGGGTGACACGGTTTATGGAATAAATACGGGCTTTGGCCCTTTATGCAATACCAAAATCTCTAAAGAAGATACCAAAATCCTTCAATCCAATATTCTGCAAAGCCATAGTGTTGGTGTAGGCAAACCAATATCAAAACAGCTATCCAAACTAATGCTGATCTTAAAAATCCATGCCCTTGCCAAAGGATATTCAGGAATTGCTGTGACCACAATTCAACGCATGGTCTGGCATTTGGAAAACGATGCCATACCCGTAGTTCCGTCGCAAGGTTCCGTAGGCGCATCTGGAGACTTAGCGCCCCTTGCCCATTTATTTCTTCCCTTACTGGGACTGGGCAAAGTAGCATACAAGGGAGAAACCATTTCCACAGCGCAGCTATTCAAAAAAACAGGGGTTCGATCTTTGGAACTCGGGCCAAAAGAAGGTTTGGCACTTATTAATGGGACACAGTTCATTGCAGCACATGGTGTTTTGATCTTGCATAAACTACAACATTGCCTTAAACATGCAGATATCATCGGAGCTATGATGCTCGAGGGACTCCAAGGCTCTATGAAACCTTTCCACAAAGAACTGCACGCGCTTCGCCCTTTTAAGGGAAATCAACATGTAGCCGGAAGAATACGGACGCTACTACAAGGCTCGGAAATCCTGGAAGATCATATCGATTGCGAACGTGTGCAAGACCCCTACTCCCTTCGTTGCATGCCCCAGGTACATGGCGCATCCAGAAATACATGGCTACATCTAAAAGAATTGTTGGAAATAGAACTAAATTCCGTTACGGACAACCCTGTAATTATTAATGATGAACTTACCATTAGCGGTGGTAATTTCCACGGACAGCCCTTGGCCATGGCTTTGGATTATGCTTCCCTTGCAGCTTCGGAATTGGGGAATATCTCGGACAGAAGAATCTATTTAGCACTTGAAGGAAACAGTCCCGGAGTACCTAAATTATTAATGGAAGACACTGGAATAAACTCCGGTTATATGATTTTGCAGTATACCACGGCAGCTTTGGCCAGTGAAAACAAAAGTCTATGTTTTCCTGCGAGCGCAGATAGTATTCCCACCTCATTGGGGCAAGAGGACCATGTAAGCATGGGGTCCATTAGCGGCAGGAAAGCACTCCAAGTAATTGAAAATGTGGAAAAGATATTGGCCATCGAACTGTTAACCGCTGCACAAGCCTTTGAATTTAGAAAACCTTTAAAATCAGGGGTCGTATTGGATGAAATTCATAAATTCATAAGGACTAAAGTTTCTTTTGCCGATAGTGACCGTGTTTTTTCAGATGATATTGAAAAAAGCATCGATATTATTAAAAATGGGGAAATAATTACCCTCGTAGAACAAACTATGGCAGCTAAAAACCTTAATTGGAACACACCTCATCTTGAAGAATTTGAAACATATTAG
- a CDS encoding ferritin-like domain-containing protein — protein sequence MKYTVEISNKLNELLERTYDAEKGFKQVAEKTNNETIKEFFKNRAKQRYDFGHELKKEIKAFGQDPDKGGSTEGTLHRTWINFKSLFTSNNDEVLLEEVQRGEKEAIETYNDILNDTDFVLPPSTENMLMRQRNTIRETLETADLYEHAVS from the coding sequence ATGAAGTACACAGTAGAAATTTCAAACAAATTAAACGAATTATTGGAAAGAACTTATGATGCCGAAAAAGGTTTCAAGCAAGTAGCAGAGAAAACCAATAATGAAACAATAAAAGAATTTTTCAAAAATAGAGCTAAACAGCGCTATGATTTTGGACACGAATTGAAAAAGGAAATAAAAGCTTTTGGACAAGATCCCGATAAAGGTGGAAGTACCGAAGGAACTTTACATAGAACTTGGATAAATTTTAAATCCTTGTTCACTTCAAATAATGACGAAGTTCTGTTGGAAGAGGTACAGCGCGGAGAAAAGGAAGCCATTGAAACTTATAATGATATTTTAAACGATACTGATTTTGTGTTGCCACCATCAACTGAAAATATGCTGATGAGACAGCGTAACACAATTAGGGAAACCTTAGAAACAGCAGATTTATACGAACATGCTGTATCATAA
- the hutG gene encoding formimidoylglutamase encodes MRRYRNPNKDIWQGRVSNKFLYLHEKVRCVPLNEISEPSKKSITLLGYACDEGVKRNEGRIGAVKSPEIVKSSLGKFPNHLASTVVLQDAGAITCEDGNMEETQAKLSTAIYTLLEKKQFPIILGGGHDMAYGHYHGIKNFLDSEKSKQTIGIINFDAHFDLRQNTNGNNSGTPFYQIASESKKQDVPFNYLCLGIRKDANDRILFQTAKELNVTYILSDTFQMQFLDEINTWIDAFIKNVDKVYVTIDLDGFSSAYAPGVSAPSPMGFTPQIVLECLKTIISSGKLISLDIAEMNPKFDIDDQTAKLAASLVHYIMHTIY; translated from the coding sequence ATGAGACGGTACAGAAATCCAAATAAGGACATTTGGCAAGGGCGGGTCAGTAATAAGTTCCTGTACCTGCACGAAAAAGTACGGTGTGTTCCTTTAAACGAAATTTCAGAACCTTCAAAAAAATCCATTACATTACTCGGCTACGCATGTGATGAAGGCGTTAAACGAAACGAAGGTAGAATCGGAGCCGTAAAAAGCCCTGAGATAGTTAAAAGTAGCCTAGGGAAATTCCCTAATCATCTAGCCAGTACCGTAGTGTTGCAAGATGCTGGTGCCATAACCTGTGAGGACGGAAATATGGAGGAAACCCAAGCTAAGCTTTCAACTGCCATTTATACACTTCTGGAAAAAAAGCAGTTCCCTATTATTCTAGGAGGTGGACATGATATGGCTTATGGACATTACCATGGCATAAAAAACTTTTTGGACTCGGAGAAGAGCAAACAGACTATCGGTATTATAAATTTTGATGCCCATTTTGACCTCCGTCAAAACACCAATGGCAATAATTCCGGAACCCCATTTTATCAGATTGCAAGCGAGTCCAAAAAACAGGATGTTCCGTTCAATTATTTGTGCCTAGGGATTCGGAAAGACGCAAACGACCGTATACTTTTTCAAACGGCAAAAGAACTGAATGTAACCTATATTCTTTCAGATACTTTTCAGATGCAGTTTTTGGACGAAATCAATACGTGGATAGATGCTTTTATTAAAAATGTCGACAAGGTTTACGTGACTATAGATCTGGATGGATTTTCATCGGCTTACGCACCAGGGGTAAGTGCGCCGTCCCCTATGGGATTCACGCCCCAAATTGTGCTAGAATGTCTAAAAACCATCATTAGCTCAGGAAAATTGATAAGTCTTGATATCGCAGAGATGAATCCAAAATTTGACATTGATGACCAGACCGCAAAGTTAGCGGCATCCTTGGTGCATTATATAATGCATACGATTTATTAG
- a CDS encoding tRNA1(Val) (adenine(37)-N6)-methyltransferase: MKVGTDGVLLGAWTSLKHNPDSILDIGAGTGLISLQLAQRSIAETIDAIEVDGNAYEQCVENFEASQWADRLFCYHAGLHEFVVEVEDRYDLIVSNPPFYIEEVASGKVSRDRARQNSSLPFKELLEATSKLLSEKGFFSVVIPYKEEEVFILMAENTGLFPHRITRVRGNPHVEIKRSLLEFGFSKIEPKTDELIIEVERHRYSGNYIDLTREFYLKM; the protein is encoded by the coding sequence ATGAAGGTTGGAACGGATGGGGTTTTGTTAGGTGCATGGACATCATTAAAGCACAATCCAGACAGCATATTGGACATTGGCGCAGGAACGGGGCTAATCTCTTTGCAATTGGCACAACGTTCCATTGCAGAAACCATTGATGCTATCGAGGTGGACGGGAATGCCTATGAGCAGTGTGTGGAGAATTTTGAAGCTTCACAATGGGCGGATAGGTTATTTTGTTATCATGCTGGGCTTCATGAATTTGTTGTTGAGGTTGAGGATCGGTATGATTTGATCGTTTCCAATCCTCCATTTTATATAGAAGAAGTTGCCAGTGGAAAGGTTTCACGCGATAGAGCACGCCAAAATAGTTCCTTGCCGTTTAAAGAATTGTTGGAGGCAACTTCAAAACTACTTTCTGAGAAAGGATTTTTTTCCGTAGTCATACCTTATAAAGAAGAGGAGGTATTTATTTTGATGGCAGAAAATACAGGGCTTTTTCCACATAGAATTACACGAGTAAGAGGTAATCCTCACGTCGAAATAAAGCGAAGTCTGCTAGAGTTCGGGTTTTCTAAAATTGAACCAAAAACCGATGAGCTGATTATTGAAGTGGAACGGCACCGATATTCTGGGAATTATATCGATTTGACGAGGGAGTTCTATTTAAAAATGTAA
- a CDS encoding acyl-CoA dehydrogenase family protein, giving the protein MKPDLFEAPDYYNLDDLLSEEHKLVRDAARQWVKRDISPIIEEYAQKAEFPKQIIEGLAEIGAFGPYIPEQYGGAGLDQISYGLIMQEIERGDSGVRSTASVQSSLVMYPIFAYGTEEQRKKYLPKLATGEWMGCFGLTEPNHGSNPSGMETKYKDMGDHYLLNGAKLWISNSPFADVAVVWAKNEEGRIHGLIVERGMEGFSTPETHNKWSLRASATGELIFDNVKVPKENLLPNKTGLGAPLGCLDSARYGIAWGAIGAAMDCYDTALRYAKERIQFGKPIAATQLQQKKLAEMITEITKAQLLAFRLGQLKNEGRATTAQISMAKRNNVDMAINIAREARQVLGGMGITGEYSIMRHMMNLESVITYEGTHDIHLLITGADITGHPAFK; this is encoded by the coding sequence ATGAAACCTGATTTATTTGAGGCCCCTGATTATTATAATCTAGACGATTTACTTTCCGAAGAACATAAACTGGTAAGGGATGCTGCCCGACAATGGGTAAAGCGTGACATTTCACCGATTATTGAGGAATACGCACAAAAAGCGGAATTTCCAAAACAGATTATAGAAGGACTCGCAGAAATTGGAGCTTTTGGGCCATACATTCCCGAACAATATGGTGGTGCAGGTTTAGACCAAATCAGTTACGGTTTGATTATGCAAGAAATAGAAAGAGGGGATAGTGGGGTTCGCTCAACAGCTTCGGTACAATCCTCTTTGGTGATGTATCCAATTTTCGCATACGGTACTGAAGAACAGCGAAAAAAATACCTGCCAAAATTGGCAACTGGGGAATGGATGGGTTGTTTTGGACTTACAGAACCCAACCATGGCTCCAATCCAAGTGGCATGGAAACCAAATATAAAGACATGGGAGACCATTATTTATTGAACGGTGCCAAACTTTGGATTTCTAATTCACCCTTTGCAGATGTCGCCGTAGTTTGGGCAAAAAATGAAGAAGGAAGAATACATGGACTTATCGTAGAACGGGGAATGGAAGGTTTTTCCACCCCTGAGACCCACAACAAATGGTCATTGCGTGCCTCCGCAACGGGAGAACTTATTTTTGATAACGTAAAAGTGCCCAAAGAAAACTTACTGCCCAATAAAACTGGATTGGGAGCTCCATTAGGTTGTTTGGATTCTGCCCGCTATGGTATTGCTTGGGGAGCTATTGGAGCAGCGATGGATTGCTATGATACTGCATTGCGCTACGCAAAAGAGCGCATCCAGTTTGGAAAACCTATAGCTGCTACACAGTTGCAGCAAAAAAAATTGGCAGAGATGATTACCGAAATTACGAAAGCACAGTTGTTGGCATTTCGATTAGGACAGCTTAAAAACGAGGGCAGGGCCACTACGGCCCAAATTTCCATGGCTAAACGCAACAATGTGGATATGGCCATCAATATTGCTCGAGAAGCTAGACAGGTTTTAGGTGGAATGGGTATTACTGGGGAATATAGCATCATGCGCCATATGATGAATTTGGAAAGTGTCATCACCTATGAAGGGACACATGATATTCACTTGTTGATTACTGGCGCTGACATTACGGGGCATCCTGCTTTTAAATAG